From Portunus trituberculatus isolate SZX2019 chromosome 37, ASM1759143v1, whole genome shotgun sequence, one genomic window encodes:
- the LOC123514158 gene encoding uncharacterized protein K02A2.6-like: MTDHRPLVPILNHYTLDAIENPCLQRLKEKLSPYMFTAVWRAGKHLCIPDALSRAPVDHPTPEDENICADITAHLQALISINTVSAVTAADPLRQDADRTLQELRSTAIKDPTYSQLLHLSADGELVLYGQRVVVPAALCRHTLARLHDNHRGVESTKRRAQQTVFWPGIDSDIRNTVQACKSCQILLPSQQQEPLMSDDHPNRPFESVFADFFSVAGKSFLVIADRLSGWPVVIPCGHDTTTLHTIRMFCRFFREVGVPLCLCTDGGPQFTSSDFRKFMER; encoded by the exons ATGACTGACCACAGGCCTCTGGTTCCAATACTGAACCACTACACCCTAGATGCCATAGAGAACCCCTGCCTCCAGCGTCTCAAGGAGAAGCTCTCACCTTACATGTTCACAGCTGTGTGGCGGGCTGGTAAACACCTCTGCATCCCTGACGCACTGTCCAGAGCCCCAGTTGACCACCCCACACCTGAGGATGAAAACATCTGTGCTGACATCACGGCCCACCTTCAAGCTCTCATTAGCATCAACACCGTCAGCGCTGTCACAGCAGCAGACCCTTTACGCCAGGACGCTGATCGGACCCTACAAGAGCTTCGGAGCACTGCAATTAAGGACCCCACGTACTCTCAGCTCCTACA CCTCTCTGCTGACGGAGAGCTCGTCCTGTATGGGCAGCGAGTTGTGGTTCCTGCCGCCCTCTGCCGCCACACCCTGGCTCGTCTCCATGATAACCATAGAGGTGTGGAGTCCACTAAGCGACGGGCACAGCAGACTGTCTTTTGGCCGGGCATCGATTCTGACATCCGCAACACTGTACAAGCCTGCAAGTCATGCCAAATCCTCCTGCCCAGCCAGCAACAAGAACCTCTGATGTCGGATGACCACCCAAACAGGCCCTTTGAATCAGTCTTTGCAGACTTCTTCTCGGTGGCAGGGAAGTCCTTCCTAGTAATTGCGGACCGACTCTCAGGGTGGCCTGTCGTCATTCCTTGTGGTCATGACACAACCACTCTCCACACTATCCGGATGTTCTGCCGGTTCTTCAGGGAAGTTGGTGTTCCCCTCTGCCTCTGCACAGACGGCGGACCCCAGTTCACTAGCTCGGACTTCCGGAAGTTCATGGAGCGTTGA